A region from the Lolium perenne isolate Kyuss_39 chromosome 4, Kyuss_2.0, whole genome shotgun sequence genome encodes:
- the LOC127347740 gene encoding uncharacterized protein produces the protein MEVEMEVEGQDEEAEREMAPKKLRIRGEAQVPDERREPTSQDAKALIIPNEKDNWTYDKGVRQPSSMIGALIRQYWPGFYTPVPGGEKKLAETWADYEAAPCPGFGTASDAVYTKPIIRCLMIWLSKGGRY, from the exons atggaggtggagatggaggtggaggggcaggacgaggaggcggagagGGAGATGGCGCCGAAGAAGTTGCGCATTCGTGGTGAAGCGCAAGTCCCTGATGAGAGGAGGGAGCCTACTAGCCAGGATGCGAAAGCCCTCATCATCCCGAACGAAAAAGA CAATTGGACATATGACAAGGGGGTTCGCCAGCCGTCGAGCATGATTGGAGCTCTTATTAGGCAGTACTGGCCGGGCTTTTACACTCCGGTCCCCGGCGGCGAGAAGAAGCTAGCCGagacttgggcggactatgaggcaGCTCCTTGCCCGGGCTTTGGGACAGCTTCTGACGCTGTGTACACCAA ACCCATTATAAGGTGCCTGATGATATGGTTGAGCAAGGGAGGGCGGTACTGA